The nucleotide sequence CACTGGGATTTAAAGTCATTAATGGATTAACCGGTTCTTGATCAAAAAAATCGGTTCCACTACCACTTATATTTGCTTGACCCGTACCAGAAGATGTAGAAATTGGCACCCCATCTATAACATATAAAGGTTCATTTGACCCGGTTAAAGAAGTTCCTCCACGAATCAAGACAGTATTTGACCCTCCGGGCTTACCACTATTTTGAGCAATATTAACACCAGGCATTTTACCTTGAAGAAGTTGTTGCGGACTTTGTTGTACACCTTTATTAAAGTTCTTAGCAGAAACCGAAGTTACAGCACCTGTAATATCTTTTTCATTTTGTGTACCATACCCAACTACAACGATTTCGTCTAAAGCTGCAGCATTTTCTGTAAGCGTAACATTAAGCGTATTTTCGCTATTTACTGTTTTTGAAACCGTGTTCATCCCAATAAAGGAAAACGTCAAAACATCTCCTGGTTTCGCTTCAATAGAATATTTCCCATCAAAATCTGTCGTGGTACCAATTGAAGTACCCTTAATAAGCACATTTACTCCTAGTAAAGGTGTACCATTCGTATCTTGAACCAAACCTTCTACAATATTTTGATCTTCAATCAATTTAGTACCTAAATCTGCCTTTTCTTTGAATAAGATATTATTGTTATCAGTAATGGCATAAGTTAGCCCACTTGATGCCAAACCAAGACTAAGCATTTCTGTTACTTTAATATCTCCTTGATAAACTTGAACTTTTGGTTTATTTTTAAACAATTGTTTAGGATAAATAAACCTGTAATCGGTCTGGCTTTTAATAATATCGAAGATTTGATCCACACTCAGCTTTTGATCTTTATCGATGTGTACTTTTTGCTGAGAAAATGTTTCATTCGGGCTAAAGGCCAGAATTGTAGAACAAAAGAAAATTAAAAAGGTTTTCATAATTAAAATTGTACACCGCTTAATTAGATAAGCTTTGTTTTTTATAGTTTTGTTTTTCATACAAAATAGATTAGTTAAACACCATGTTTGATTAATTTAGGTGAGGGGCGAAGTTCGATACCGCAAAATGTCAAAACTTCGTTCCCTCTTTTTTTAATTTATTATAATTAATTTTTGTTTGATTTGATATGAATTGATAATGCCTGAACTTTTTATACTTTCCAGTATTTCCTCAATTTCCTGGTCTTTACTTAAAACTCCTACAAATTCCTCTTCTCCAAGTTGGTGATTCTTCAAATCAAATTTTACATCGTACCATCTGGCCAATACCTGGATAATATCTTTTAGCTTTTTATCTTCAAAACTGAAAACACCATCTTTCCAGGAGATTTCGTTATATACATTTACTTGCTGCTTTTTAAATTCTCCTTTTCCTCTACTGTATATCATCTGATCATTCGGCTTTAAAGCATATTTTTTATCGCGTGATTTTAAGAGAATATTTCCTTCTACTAAGGTGGTGTAGGTTTTAGTTTCTTCTTTATAACTTTTTACATTGAATTGTGTCCCCAGTACCTGAATAACTCGTCCTTCATTATGTACTTCAAATAAACTTCCATGATGTAAATCACTAGGGGAAACTTCAAAATAAGCCTCGCCATACAGTAGATATACACTACGCGATTTACCTTCAATAAAAGACTCTGGATACTTCAGTTTAGAATCAGAATTCAGCCAGACTTTTGTGCCATCAGATAGTTTTAATTCAAATTGTGCTCCACGAGGTACGGTTAGATAATTATATGCGATTTTTTTAGCGTCTTGATTGTCATTATAAATAAGCTGCTTACCATCACTCTTAATTCCTTTGATTTGATAGGCATCGCCTTTTTTCAATATAACCTCTGCACCATCCTCCAAAGTTAGAATAGCACCAGGAGTCCCAGTAGGGGTCTCTACTATGTTTGGTGTTACATTCTTTTCATCAAAATTATTCTTTTCGAATTTTAAATAGAAAACACCGGCAACTGCAATAATTGCAATTGCTGCCAAAGTGTATAAAGAATGCTTCCTTCTTTTCTTTCTTTTTTTTGCATTCTGATCACTCTTTATATGTTCTCTCAATAATTGATGAACTTTATCATCATTAAAATGTTTTAAGCTATTATCAATTGCAAAATTTAATCTTAATAATTCTCGAAACAACTTGGTATTATCTGAAGATCTTAGCCATAGCTCAAGTTTATCCAACTCTTGAGCTGTGGCTTCTTTACAAAAAAATTTTACGATTATAGATTCTATTTCAGCGTTCATAGATTAAAATCTTATTATTAATACGGCTGAAATTTTGCAAACCCTACCTTTTTAAAACAAATATTTTATAAATTAGATAATTATAATAGCTTTTTTTAATCAATACGTCATGACGAAAACCTTTTCAGATAATGTATGTTTAATTAATTCCTTAAAAAAGGGTAATGAAGATGCCTATAAATATCTTATTAATATCTATCATCATAAATTATACGTTTATGCATGTCATTTAATTGCAGATAAAGATCTTGCTGAAGATATTGTCCAAAATGTATTTATAAAGATCTGGAAGAATAAAGAAAATCTTAAACCTACACTTTCAATCAAAAATCTGTTATATAAATCTGTATATAATGAATTTTTAGATCAGTATAGAAAAAACAAAAAAACGATATATTTAGAAAAGAAATATATTGATACCCTTTCCAGCATTGTTGAAGAAGAGTCTGAACACTCGCTTGATCAACTTATAGCTATTGTAAGAAATGAAATAGAAAAATTACCGCCTAAATGCAAGCAAACTTTTTTGCTCAGTAAAAAAGAAGGGCTCACCAATACAGAAATTGCTGATTATTTAAACATCTCCATAAAATCTGTCGAAAAGCATATTACAAAGGCTTTTAGCACCTTAAGATTAAAAGTCGGAGACGCAAATTCCCATATTTTCCTGTTTCTCCACAAGTTGATTTAGCTTGATTGGAATCTATTCTTTTTTCAATTAAAAAAATAAACGCCTAAAAAGTAAGCTTTTAACCTACACTGAATTCAGCATATTTTAAGAAAATTCAATTTTAATCAGGTAAATTTAAATAGTAATGTATACTTCGCCCTCCACCTATTGGCCTTAAAATTTCTTTAGAAACCATATCCTGTAAATCTCTTGTGGCCGTTGCTTTTGAAGTTTTGGTTACTGAAATATATTTCTTTGCTGTCATTCCTCCTTCAAAACTGTCTATGCCTCTATCGAACATTTTCAAAATTACTTTAAATTGGCGATCATTCAAATTCTCTCGATGTTGATCCAGAAATTTAGCTTTCATTAAAATGAACCTAATAATCGCTTTTGCGCTCTTCTGCGCGCTTAAGATAGTCTCACAGAAATAAACAATCCAATCCGTGATATCCATGGAACGTTGTGCAGTCTTTAAGGCTTCGTAATAATCCCTTTTGTTTTGTTCGATGGCAGTAGAAATACTTAAAACCAATACCCTACCTAAAGATTCAGACAGACATTTATCGACTATTGCTCTACCTATACGTCCATTCCCATCTTCAAATGGATGTATCGTTTCAAAATACAAATGAGCTATAGCAGTTTTAATTAATGACTCCCGAATATTATTATTTTCAATATTAAATTCCTCATACCATTGGATAAACTGTTTCATCTCAACTGGAACACAATGAGACGGAGGAGCTTCGTAGTGAACTTCCTCTTTCCCATATCTCCCTGATACAATAAGCATGGGTTCCTCTCCAGATCGATAATTACCTTCCTGAATATACCTGGATCGGTTAAATAACATTGTATGCCATCCTTCAATCATTTGTTCACTTAAAGTTGCAGAAAAATTTTCCCTCACCTCTACCATTAACTCAGCAATACCTCTGGCATTAATATCCCTAATATTAGTGCCATCACCTATACCCAATCGATTTTTGATGGAAGACATGACATCCTGCCGACTATAATACTCCCCTTCAATCGCTGAAGTTTTAATAGCCTCATCAAGCATAATATGAATTATGGCATCTTGCCTAAAATCAGCAGGCAAACTATCTATAATCCCTTTAACCTCTCCCGTCTCTGAGGCGAATTCAATGACAATATCATCGATCGCTTTCGAATTATACTCAAAATAAGGCCAGTTTTCAAATTGCCAGTTATACATATGAGCCAAATAAACATATTATTCACATCAAATATATAAATTTTTTGAGCCGAATAAAGGAAGTTAATCGGCTCATTTTGTTTATTGTTCAGATTAATTAGAATATTTACCTAAGTTATTTTAGCATTTTCAGATTTCAATTCCAACAAGTTTTACATAGTTTAAGTTTGCGAAGGCAAATTCAGATCAGTATCATAAAAAACCAAAAAATTCAAACTGTCTTTAATACCCCAGAATCTGCTCTTAAAGAAGCCCCATTGGTCGCGATCGAGAGCGGACTTGCCAAATAGGTCGCTAAATTGGCAATTTCAGCGGGCTTGATAAAACGCTGCAACAGGATATGTGGATTAGATTGTTGTATAATGGCTTTCTTCATTGCTTCAATTTCGATATTCTGATTAGAAGCTATCTGACTAACAGCTTCTGCAACACCGTCTGAATACGTTGGTCCACCTAAGACGGTATTAACGGTAATTTCAGTTCCTTTGGTGAGCTTTGAAAGCCCGTTCGAAACAGCTGAAAGTGCCGCTTTGGTCATCCCATAATGAATCATATTCTCTGGTACATTGACACCTGATTCACTGCTGATAAAAATGATACGACCCCAGTTTTTCTGTTTCATCTTTGGGAAAAGTTTTTTGGATAGCCGTATCGCACTCATCACGTTAATTTCAAAATAGCGATACCATTTCTCATCGGGAATTTTTTCAAATTCGGCGATATCAAATATGCCCAAATTATTTATCAGAATATCAATTTCGGGTAGCATTTCAAGTAAGCTCGAAACTTCATCTTTTTTATGAAAATCTGCAGCTATACCTGAAATTTCAGCTTCTGGAAATTGTTTTTCAAGCAGCTTTTTGCTCTTTTCTGTTTTCTCTTTATTTCGCCCATTAATAATGACCGAAGCGCCTTCTTCTAAAAGTTGCTGCGCAATTGCAAAGCCAATTCCCTGTGTTGAACCGCTAATAAATGCTTTTTTTCCTTTAAGTTGTAAATTCATTATATGAATATTTATAATGATCGTTCAAAAAATGAATAAAAAAATTTAGTTGATAATTTGTAGTTGTAATTCAATCTGCTGCTGAAGAATTTTTTCATCAGGATACATCCTGCGCAGCGAATTAATACCACACCATAAACTAATTAGATGTTTCGCCAAAACATCAGCGGAAATTTTGGATTTTAAGCTTCCATTTTTCTGCGCTTCAAGAATCGTTTTTTTATAAAGGTTTTCTGTTTCCCTCAATATTAATATCGCTTCTTTTTCTAATTCTTTATCCACAAATGACATTTCTACCAGTGTGTTGGCGATAATACACCCTTTAGCATGTGATTTTTCCGCTTCCGCAGCAAGACTTAAAAAAAAATCTTTAATAAGTTGAACAGGATGCTCACTCTTTTTCAATGTTGATTGAAAAGCTTTCAAATCTTCTTTTCGTTGTGCCAAAGCTTTTTTGAAAAGTTCTTTTTTTCCGCCTTTAAATGTATTGTAAAGACTACCTGCCCCAGCACCTGTTGCTCTACTCAAATCTGATAAAGAAGTAGCACTATAGCCCTTTTTCCAAAAAACTTCCTGGGCTTTAAGTACTATTTCTTGATCTTTAAAAACTGTTGGTCTTCCTTTCATTTATTATTGTAATGATTGATACAAAAATAACAAAAACAACTACATGGAATATTATTTTTTTTGTAATCCTTATAATTTTGCTGATTTAGAAATGGATAGTCAATATAGCCTTGCGCACTGCCACCAAACATCGTTGTGCGGTCCGGATCATTTAATTCGGCATTCAGTTCAAAGCGTTTGGGTAAATCTGGATTGGCCAAGAATAGGGTTCCGAAAGAAACCATATTGGCGATTCCTTTTTCCAATGCTGCTTCGGCTGAAACCTTATCATAACCCGAATTAGCAATCACTGTATGTTTGATCTGTTTTCCGAACTGTTCCAGCTCGTCTACATCTGGGTAATGAGCAGGAGAAGGAAAAGAAGGGCTACGTTTCATCAATTCGACATAGGCGAAATCCAGTTTGTTCAATTCCGCGATCAAATGCGTATAGGTTTTAACCGGTTCATCTAAAATCATATCCCCGTAAGGATGCAAAGGCGAAATTTTAATCCCTACCTTATCACCGCCAACCGCATCGATCAATTCTTGCATTACTTCAACTACAAAACGAACCTTGTTGGGAATGCTTCCCCCATAGTTATCGGTCCGTTGATTGGAACTTTCGGCTAAAAACTGACTCGGTAAATAACCGTTAGCAGCGTGTAATTCAACACCATCAAAACCGGCTTCCATCGCATTTTTAGCAGCTTCCCCATAGTCTTTTAAGGTCTGCTGAATTTCTTCAATGGTGATTTCCTGAGGTGTTTCATAATCCTTCATTCCCTGAGAAGTGAAATGTTGCATTCCGCTGATAGGTATGGCTGATGGCGCCAATGGTAATTTTCCGTTTCTTTCAATAGAATGCGCCACACGCCCCGTATGCCAAAGTTGGGCTATAATAACTCCTCCTTTATCGTGCACGGCTTGTGTTACCTTCTTCCAGGCTTCAACTTGTTCCTTAGTGAAAATACCAGGAGTAAGCGGACTACCGGTAGCTTCTTCACTGATACGTATCGCCTCGCTAAAAATAAGTCCGGCACTGGCTCGTTGGGTATAATATTCCACAGTCATTTCCCCTACTAAACCGTTACTATCGGCCCTGCTGCGGGTCATAGCGGCCATTCCCATTTTATTTTTCAAGGTTAAATTTCCTATTTGTGTTTTTTCTAAAAGTTTCATAATCTTTAGTTTTTTAAATTATTGCTGATTGTATATTGGAAGATAAGTGTCCGCTATAAACGCTTCTGCTGTGGTAGGCGAAGTGGTGAAAACATCTCTTTTCTGATAATTAAAGATCCCATCTTTAACAGCTAAAGCCATTCCTAACAGATTATCCACAAAATCTTCTGAAAATCCATTTCCCAAGAATATGTGTTTGGCCTGTTCTGCAGGAATTTGCACATAAGGCAAGTCGGGCTGACCTATGGCTTTACCAATACTACTGGTAAATTCGGCATAGGTATAATCTCGTGGTCCCATTACCGGGTGCACAGATTTACCTGTAAAATCGAGATTAGATAAATGCGCTGCTGCTACTTGAGCAACATCTTGCGTGGCTACCATAGGTATAGCATGGTCGCCGACTGCTGCGGTTCCGTTAATTCCTTTAGATTTGACTAGGCCAATGGTTCTTAGCCAGTTTTCCATAAAATAAGCTGAGCGAATATGTACGACGTTTACATCTTCTAACTGATTTAATCGTACTTCTTGTTCACCGGTTCCAGCCATCATTCCATTTCCTTCGTGCATATGAGAACCTAAGCTACTCATATTTACAATATGTTTAATCCCTGATTGTTGAATGGCTTCGATGTAGCTGCTTGTGACTTGTCTCTGGTAAGCTCTGGTATTTTCAGCTTTCACATTGTCTGGTAAAATAAGGAATGCGCTATCTACAGTTGCAAAAGTTTTGGTAAGTACGTTTACATCATTTACATCACCGACAATGATTTCTGCTCCCAAATTTTTAAAGTCTTTTAATTTTTCGGGATTTCTTGCCAGTAGTTTTACTTTACGTTTTCCTTCCTCTAAAAGGATTTTAGCGATTTTACTTCCTACTGTTCCGGTGGCTCCCAGAATTACAATTTTTTTCATCTCTTTAATTTTTTTGTTATTATTAATTATGTGCACTACAAAGGTGCGATTAGGCTTTTTTTAAAACTTGTATCAAATCACTGTTCTACTCCTGCTTTTTCCAGGTGGTTCCTTTTTCAAGCTGTCCGCTTTCGAGATCATTTTTTATAATTTCTAGCGCATCACTGAGTGTAGCACGTAATGGTTTTAGGAGTACCAGTTTTACCACAATTTTTGCCAGAAAATTAGTAGAGACCGGGCGATAGATCCATCTAATTTTAGTGCGATTATTTCCTAGATCAGTGAACAACCATTCCCCTTCAATTCGTTTAAGTAATGCAGCGAGTACTTTTGAAGTAAAATGCTCGTTTTTGTAGGAAAAAGAAGTCGGCGCATCAACGGTTAAGAGTGTTTCTTGGGAAGTGGAACCATCTGCAAAGTAAACGGTCCTTTTTAAGCCTGCTTTGTTCCATCCTTGCTTGATACTCGTATCTATAATGGCAGGAATCATTGCATTGCCCCGAAATATGTGCATTAAATTAATTGGTGGGATATAATCGAACGCACGATCTATTTTAGAATTGATGGTGGTTTCTACGATAACTTCAGGATTTGTGTTCCTAATATTGGTACTATTTTCTGTGGTTTTCATTTTCTCTATTTTAAGTTGTTATCTATTTTCCCGATCATAGAAAAACCGGTATCATTCAATTCAGTAATGATGAGTCCGGGATATAAAATCTGTATCCCAAACCCACCGTGCTGCTTCCAATACTTTAGGGAATTTTCTAGTTTAGGTATCATTAGCGCAGCTTATTCGTTAATTTCAACAACTACTTTTCCAATAACCCCACCTTTTTCAGCGTACTTATAGGCTTCTTTAAATTGGTTAAATGGAAACACCTTATTGACTTCAATCTGCAAACCTTCATTTACTGCCTTTATCAGTTTTTCGGTTTGTTTTGTTGAAGGATTTGAAAGGACTACAATATGCTTTTTGGAAGTGAATAGATTATTGAATAGCGAAGCGATAATCTGAATGGGTTGTGGTGTCACGTTTAAAAATGATCCCCTGTTTTTTAATAGCTTTTTGCCATTTTTATAGCTCATTTTTCCCGATAAATCAATCACTACATCATATTTGGTTTGCTTTGAAAAAACATTTTCCTTGCTATAATCGATGACTTTATTAGCGCCCCACTTTTTAGCAAAAGCCAATCCTTTAGTGCTGGCTACAGCAGAGATATTCGCATTTTTTTGTTGTAGTAACTGAAGTAAAAACATCCCAAAACCTCCGGTAGCCCCGTTAACTAAAATTGAAGATTGTGGAGTGATATTTCCCATTTTTTCTAAAGCGGATAAGGCTGCAGTACCCACAACCGGAATAGAAGCTGCTTGCGCAAAACTGATCGCTGCTGGTTTCTTCCAAACCAATGAAGCGCTTACGGCAACATATTCGGCTGATGCACCTTCTTTCATTAAATTTTTTACCACCCCAAAAACTTCATCTCCCTTTTTTAGATGGTTGACTCCAGAGCCGACTTCTTCCACAATACCGGCAAAATCAGCTCCAGTATGTTTAGGGAATTTGGAACCCGACATTAATTTCATTTCCCCTTTTCTGATTTTCCAATCCATCGAATTGATCGAAAACGTCTTTACTTTTATCAGTACCTGATCATTTTTTACGGAAGGTTTGGATTGTTCTACGATGTGTAATACTTCTGAAGTTCCAAATTGGTTGTATGCGATTGCTTTCATAATACTATTTTTTTAATGGTTCATAATGTTATTACAAAGTTGCGTAGAAGAGGTGTCGTAAACTTGTATCAAATCACTGTAATCGTTTTGATCATTTTTATTGATCTATCTTTTAGTAGCGAAATACATTTTTTACCAAATGGTAAATTAGTAGCATCGTCACTATTTGTATCTTTATTCGTATGAAAGAGTTTATAGAGTTTGTCTTACAGTTTGGGGAGCTGAATACCCAGCAGATAAAACTGATAAGTCAGAAAGCAAAAACAATAACACTGGACAAGGATGAATACTTTGCGGAAGCCGGGAAGGTGCTTCACCAGGTTTGTTTTGTGTTGGATGGGATTCTGAGGATTTGCTATTACAACAATAAAGGGGAAGAAATCACTAAGATTTTTGTGGAAGAAAACCATTTGCTCTACGATTTAAAAAATGCACCTTCCACCGAGTATATTCAGGCGGCGACTCCTTGTAAGCTATTGGTTTTTTCGAATACCGACTGGAAAGAAATTACAGATACCATCATCATTTGGGAGTCTATCATTCAAAAAATCACCAATAAAGCACTGGTAGAAAAATTAAAACGGGTAAGCCCGCTTATTGCTCAGGATGCTACCACACGCTATCTGGAATTTTTGGAAAAATATCCAAGCTTAGCCAATCGCATCCCTTTATCCTACATCGCTTCCTATTTAGGGATTACCCAGCAATCTTTAAGCAGAATACGAAAAAATATCCGCTAAATTGCTTTTTACCAAATGGTAAACAGGTTCATCTTTTTATACGGGAACTTTGCAGGATAATTTTAAATAATTAAAAAATGAAAAAGACCATTTTTATCACAGGAGCATCTTCAGGATTAGGGAAAGCTAGTGCTAAATTATTTGCTGAAAAAGGATGGACGGTCATCGCTACGATGCGCCAACCGGAAAAGGAAACCGAACTGACCCAATTCTCAAATGTTCACCTATTGAAATTGGATATTAGCGATGCTAAAGAAATAGCCGAGATTTCGGCAAAAGCTGAAGAAATAAGTCCGATCGATGTGTTGTTGAATAATGCAGGTTATGGATTAATGGGGCCTTTTGAAGGAACCACCGATGACCAACTTGCGCAGCAAATCAACACCAATTTTTTAGGAACAATCTTGGTAACCAAATCCTTCCTCCCCTATTTTAGAGCCAGAAAAAAAGGTAGCATTCTAAGTGTAACTTCTTCAACCGCTAATATTCCCTATCCGTTTGTTGCGGTGTATGCGGCTACCAAAGCTGCTTTAGAAACCTGGACGGAAGGATTGAGCTATGAGCTAAACCACTTTGGTATCGCTATAAAAACAATCGTGCCGGCTTATATGCAAACCAGTTTTGGGAGTAAAGCACAACTGGTTTCCCACCCCGATTATCAGGAGCTTTTCGCAGATTATATGAAAGCTATGCGTGCGGATGCTTCGGCTAAACGTGATACCCCGGAAAGTATCGCTGAAGTTATTTATAGCGCTTCTGAAAGCAAAGATGATCAGTTGCATTATACCCCGGGTGAGCTTTCTGCTAAAGAACATCAATGGCTAAGAAAAGACGGTATAGAAGCCATAATGGATAAAATGAAGCAGCGCTTTTTTGGAAAAAATAGCTAGGTCTTTCATCAGTATCAATACCAACAATTTTTCACCCCCAAAACTGTGATAATTAGTTTTGGGGTTGCCTCATTAACTTTTCCATATGATTTAAAATTCAAATTTCCTCCAATCTATAGTTATCATTTTCAGATGTGATTTATACCATACGAAATGAAATAAGTGATATAATTCAGAAAACACAACCTGCTATCTTTGCTATTAATTGAAAGATTTAAAGAGAACAGGGACTAATAATAGAAATATACAACAACAATATGCTGTGCTCAGTACCATATTCAGAAATTAATTAACCAAGACTATTGTTTTAAACACAGACAGTATAATGCTTATGCCCCTTTTTTCAGAAGGCATGTTATTCAATCAAAAATTAAAAATTTATGTACGATGTAATTATTATAGGAGGTAGTTATGCAGGCTTGGCAGCAGCAATGACAATGGGGAGATCAATCCGTAAAACTTTGGTCATCGACAGCGGTAAACCGTGTAATGCCCAAACACCTTATTCGCATAATTTTATAACGCAAGACGGTGAAAAACCCGGAGCGATAGCTTCTAAAGCAAAACAACAGGTTTTAGCCTACCCTTCAGTAAACTTCAAAGAAGATTTGGTTAATGAAGTATCGGGACATGATGGAAACTTTAAGGTTAGTACACGCTCAAATGAACACTATCAGGCCAAGAAAATCATATTCGCAACCGGCGTAAAAGATATAATGCCTGAAATTGAAGGTTTCCAAGCATGTTGGGGAATTGCAGCTATTCATTGCCCCTACTGCCACGGCTATGAGGTGAGGGATAAGAAAACCGGAATACTGATCAATGATGAAAATGCTTTGAATTTTGCTAAATTGATCCTGAACTGGACAGATGATTTAACCATCTATTCAAACGGAAAAGCGAGGTTTAATTCAGAAGAAATAAAAAATTTGGGGGTACATATTAATGAAAAAGCCATACAGCATATTGAACATAACAAAGGCTATATGAGTCACCTACAATTCCAGGATGGTTCAAAATCAAAATTAGATGCCCTATATCATAGAACAGCTTATGAGCAGCATTGCAAGATCCCAGAGCAATTGGGTTGTGAAATAACAGAAACTGGTCATATTAAAGTGAATGAATTTCAGCAAACTTCAATAGAAGGTATTTATGCGGTTGGTGATTCTTCCAGTCCCCTACGTTCGGTAACATTAGCCAATGCCTCTGGCGCCAAGGCAGCTTTTACGCTTAACCACGAGCTAATTATGGCAAATTATTAATTAATAGTTTATGCAACAATCTAATTATATAAGAATAGCAAGATTACAGGGTGTTGCACTAAATACACTAAATGCTCATATTGTAAATAACAAAGATGAGTACAAAATAATTTTTGTTAGACAGGGGAATCTGTCC is from Zunongwangia endophytica and encodes:
- a CDS encoding NAD(P)/FAD-dependent oxidoreductase, translating into MYDVIIIGGSYAGLAAAMTMGRSIRKTLVIDSGKPCNAQTPYSHNFITQDGEKPGAIASKAKQQVLAYPSVNFKEDLVNEVSGHDGNFKVSTRSNEHYQAKKIIFATGVKDIMPEIEGFQACWGIAAIHCPYCHGYEVRDKKTGILINDENALNFAKLILNWTDDLTIYSNGKARFNSEEIKNLGVHINEKAIQHIEHNKGYMSHLQFQDGSKSKLDALYHRTAYEQHCKIPEQLGCEITETGHIKVNEFQQTSIEGIYAVGDSSSPLRSVTLANASGAKAAFTLNHELIMANY